The following are from one region of the Corylus avellana chromosome ca1, CavTom2PMs-1.0 genome:
- the LOC132178557 gene encoding importin subunit alpha-2-like: protein MSLRPNERTEVRRNRYKVAVDADEGRRRREDNMVEIRKSKREESLLKKRREGLQAQQSFSSSIHTSTVEKKLESLPSMVAGVWSNDSNLQLEATTQFRKLLSIERSPPIEEVIQSGVVPRFVEFLVREDFPQLQFEAAWALTNIASGTSENTKVVIDHGAVPIFVKLLCSPSDDVREQAVWALGNVAGDSPRCRDLVLSHGALIPLLGQLNEHAKLSMLRNATWTLSNFCRGKPQPPFDQVRPALPALERLVHSNDEEVLTDACWALSYLSDGTNDKIQAVIEAGVCARLIQLLLHPSPSVLIPALRTVGNIVTGDDIQTQSIINHGSLPCLLSLLTHNHKKSIKKEACWTISNITAGNREQIQAVIEAGLIGPLVNLLQNAEFDIKKEAAWAISNATSGGTQEQIKYMVSQGCIKPLCDLLVCPDARIVTVCLEGLENILRVGEAEKSLGNTGDVNLYAQMIDDAEGLEKIENLQSHDNNEIYEKAVKILETYWLEDDDDALPSGDGAQPGFGFGGNEVQVPSGGFNFS from the exons ATGTCGCTGAGGCCCAACGAGAGAACGGAGGTCCGCCGGAACCGGTACAAGGTGGCCGTGGACGCCGACGAGGGCCGCAGGCGACGCGAGGACAACATGGTCGAGATCCGCAAGAGCAAGCGCGAGGAGAGCCTTCTGAAGAAGCGCCGCGAGGGCCTCCAGGCACAGCAATCCTTCTCTTCCTCTATCCACACCTCCACCGTCGAAAAGAAG TTGGAGAGTCTTCCGTCCATGGTTGCTGGGGTTTGGTCCAACGATAGTAATTTGCAGCTTGAGGCCACTACGCAGTTTCGAAAGCTGCTTTCGATTG AAAGAAGCCCTCCAATTGAAGAAGTTATTCAATCTGGGGTTGTTCCTCGGTTTGTTGAGTTTCTTGTCAGGGAAGACTTTCCTCAACTTCAG TTTGAGGCTGCTTGGGCTCTTACAAACATTGCGTCTGGAACTTCAGAGAACACGAAGGTGGTAATCGACCATGGGGCAGTACCTATCTTTGTTAAGCTACTGTGTTCTCCCAGTGATGATGTTCGTGAGCAG GCTGTGTGGGCATTGGGAAATGTTGCTGGGGATTCTCCTAGATGCCGTGACCTTGTCCTTAGCCATGGAGCCTTGATTCCATTGCTGGGGCAGTTGAATGAGCATGCAAAGCTTTCAATGCTTAGAAATGCCACGTGGACTCTATCTAACTTCTGCAGAGGCAAGCCACAACCTCCCTTTGATCAG GTGAGGCCAGCACTTCCTGCTCTTGAGCGTCTCGTCCATTCCAATGATGAAGAAGTCCTGACAGATGCCTGCTGGGCTCTCTCTTATCTTTCTGATGGTACAAATGACAAAATCCAAGCTGTGATTGAGGCAGGCGTCTGTGCCCGACTTATTCAGCTCCTCCT ACATCCATCTCCTTCAGTGCTCATCCCTGCCCTGCGCACAGTAGGAAATATTGTGACAGGAGATGATATTCAAACTCAG AGTATAATCAACCATGGTTCACTGCCATGCCTTCTGAGCCTGTTGACCCACAATCATAAAAAGAGCATCAAGAAAGAAGCGTGCTGGACTATCTCAAACATTACAGCTGGAAACAGGGAGCAGATACAG GCTGTTATTGAAGCTGGTCTTATTGGTCCCTTGGTCAATCTGCTTCAAAATGCTGAGTTTGATATAAAGAAAGAGGCGGCATGGGCAATATCAAATGCTACTTCGGGTGGTACTCAGGAACAAATTAA GTACATGGTGAGTCAGGGTTGTATAAAACCATTGTGTGATCTTCTTGTATGCCCTGATGCAAGGATTGTCACTGTCTGTTTAGAAGGGTTAGAAAACATTCTGAGAGTTGGGGAAGCAGAGAAGAGTTTGGGTAACACTGGAGATGTCAATTTATACGCACAGATGATAGATGATGCCGAGGGATTAGAGAAGATTGAAAATCTACAGAGTCATGACAACAATGAGATCTATGAGAAAGCAGTCAAAATTCTTGAAACGTATTGGTTGGAGGATGACGATGACGCATTACCTTCAGGTGATGGCGCCCAGCCAGGCTTTGGGTTTGGAGGGAATGAGGTTCAAGTTCCATCTGGCGGATTCAACTTTAGCTGA
- the LOC132190023 gene encoding GATA transcription factor 16, with translation MIDCKKMVDLSDKGSESEDVNTKNPNGVSSEESHKKTCADCGTSKTPLWRGGPAGPKSLCNACGIRSRKKRRATLGLNKEDKKAKKTSIGGGNNSNHKLGYNLKQRLLALGREVLMQRSSVERQRKKLGEEEQAAVLLMALSYGSVYA, from the exons ATGATAGATTGCAAAAAGATGGTGGATCTGAGCGATAAA GGATCGGAGTCTGAGGACGTGAATACCAAAAACCCAAATGGGGTTTCATCCGAAGAAAGCCACAAGAAGACCTGCGCCGATTGCGGTACCTCTAAGACCCCTCTCTGGCGAGGAGGCCCAGCTGGTCCAAAG TCGCTGTGTAATGCGTGCGGGATCAGAAGCAGGAAGAAGAGAAGAGCTACTCTGGGTTTGAACAAAGAGGACAAAAAGGCCAAGAAAACAAGTATTGGCGGCGGCAATAACAGTAATCATAAGCTAGGTTATAATTTGAAGCAGAGGCTGTTGGCTTTGGGTAGAGAGGTGTTGATGCAGAGATCGTCTGTGGAGAGGCAGAGGAAGAAGTTGGGGGAGGAGGAACAAGCGGCTGTGCTGCTTATGGCTCTCTCTTATGGCTCTGTTTATGCTTAG